From a single Senegalia massiliensis genomic region:
- a CDS encoding tyrosine-type recombinase/integrase — MIKGTLTLVEPKTKKSNRSVAVHENVMEVLKAERKKQIGYRMVLGETYKNNNFVCSRDDGRPMNPDYISKTFPKIKRKLGLEVRFHDLKHTHATMLLKQNVHPKVVQERLGDSSIGITMDTYSYVSPDMQKEAAKKIGNIIK; from the coding sequence ATGATAAAAGGTACTCTTACCCTAGTTGAGCCTAAAACAAAAAAATCTAATAGATCTGTAGCTGTACATGAGAATGTTATGGAAGTGCTTAAAGCAGAAAGAAAAAAACAAATTGGATATAGAATGGTTTTAGGAGAAACTTATAAAAATAATAACTTTGTTTGCTCAAGGGATGATGGTAGACCTATGAATCCAGACTATATATCTAAAACCTTTCCTAAAATCAAAAGAAAATTAGGATTAGAAGTTAGATTTCATGATTTAAAACATACCCATGCAACTATGTTATTAAAACAAAATGTACATCCTAAAGTAGTTCAAGAAAGATTAGGAGATTCTAGTATAGGAATAACTATGGATACCTACTCTTATGTAAGTCCAGATATGCAAAAAGAAGCAGCAAAAAAGATAGGAAATATCATAAAATAA